In the genome of Dunckerocampus dactyliophorus isolate RoL2022-P2 chromosome 6, RoL_Ddac_1.1, whole genome shotgun sequence, one region contains:
- the pcm1 gene encoding pericentriolar material 1 protein isoform X4 — MATGGTALDDSADELHSWTATNASLEDRLNNMAWGATQQQQKANRSSEKNKKKLPAAVVESRLTNDISPDSTPWSGRRRPLQIKYATQWSVPDQTELDKIHQRINFSDLDESIGSDSQGRVTAANNQRQLAAENKKPYNFLPLHVNTNKSKELLPPAASAAPPTPAVSKESKKASPTQRDAANPNATAARLMCGGAERGPAAHADYEGGGTDIEIGLLVSKLVQVREYISKASSMRDDLVEKNDVPANVERLSHLIEHLKEQEKSYLRFLKKMLARENEDDDVGTQDSAVGSGSLVESTSLNADVRSSDVSNAVGSWPEATMRDQKEELENFRKQHELLKKMLEQQEQLRALQGRQEALLAMQHSAEHALAVIEDAAVVTEATGSVSGLSITSELNDELNDLIQRYNNQLRDSQTNSVPDNRRQAESLSLSREVSWSRTPQPFGPPQHRPVLHSASGPHTGLDVGPTAASVKLTHLQELQDKKETMDKILHELHSLRDQTLNNNHCGGFSAQRSLSTGGSSDCPSNGAAAAASFHPSLTQHDDSSNPVDKLRKLKEVHKRLNELRELVQYFQQTSDMMVDAVNENVKEDDEEEEETEDGSMLEAMFDSEQENRQPLTNIRNPQRGGNWSDLNCHGNRRGVSGSATNTRSSRLNTECEINNQSAANLRSFNGPSTIECQYNRDTPYNWVKDEDGLNNDVGPDEEASGSRSSSSLANGAAFSQEVHQHKAKQKLRHLQELVAMVQSDDTDTTTANEEEVQHQQQNNVRVFPEGPTEAAPTQDPRASDGALYCKAREKIYKEKLRQQKQALKQVHEESRMLREIQVKIQDLQLTCPDLQSSLSSQVSEQGLPWKIPAAASTPAVGQPSSSSAASPAVLKASAPEAAATAVANNKQLWSEMRRHQMLREELRQRRKHLETLMAENQRRSGLADSPCRTDDKASSSEPVGSRDERTMASWGSTPCNMDVDEDDDYHSEHTVEEDNSSLDDSHMFSPGRIQTTYTKRKNHECNPKPPPAFSCEATGPHPSPHVKAKTKQQHPPPRSCNQSASQPAGTRRQENLCWAADLSVAEGSTHWQEQISQLQRQLDFSTNMCQTLMQDQQMLSYMLQGLMRGPYSMVSSNLSSPQVHLVMHQLNQCYTQLAWQQNNVQRLKQVLNELLQQQQLGTQHASSSAPGFHPFPLFPMGEFSQSAASHASPDQHKQHLDPSTSMKTEYMSFPPPLQRSPLNMATDGRPAAWPNHTVLRHPPQTPPLVSPRRCNQSPVECGLASEGSISSLPDRMDPTTITKTFKAGRKASAQANLASRSKTPLSKSRRRRGKGISKNNEGKESDSLSSTADFDQERAVSSRHKDQHLLDKLTQEKLDSKAKLGNKPNDLSSAYAWRTPFLSNRIACTEAADASSDFSLFEALRETIYSEVATLISQNESRPHFLIELFHELQLLNTDYLRQRALYSLQDLVTRHLAEKSASQEMLPLGAASWAGGSQSELTPSESPTTSDAEAVEKNVKKGDDTESVGNDSTMSSSNLDPFAKDHLSSTVIHLDKALARMRKYEHTKLKGDTSTAGDSDLSNVEATEATVDGASGDVRCPQIDTQQLNQQIKAIMAEVIPFLKDNMDKVCSPQLLTSLRRKVLALTQQNDESKEFVRFFHRQLGGILQDSLGVFVGHTLKDCGEDLLVEISDILFNELAFFRLMQDLDNGIGVSSEAKQKKRRKAEAPPEANHTLKESVTVQLDTSSSPEEDKDKDDREQDSSQRGMCLASHLTCQDGEEDEEEAGACGLPLSISLSKAETQALTNYGSGEDENEEEEELEEFEAGPVDVQTSMQATAESQMEDHEEDIQEMKSELSSANGTTEVPVIDLADHEPTLMTSHGRREEEDKVEEEDEHTVPTAPEETSRISEVQSFPKDSINTSSPDTDSPVMINVDEAGSGNSSQRTSDEDDFVQVDDLPLQLSVMCEEELQKRIVEEQQNNDLRVEILGDNTELFAGLLGNDEALKEPGNAAAQEEEIKAHQIF; from the exons ATGGCAACAGGGGGCACTGCTTTGGACGACAGTGCGGACGAGCTGCACAGCTGGACTGCAACCAACGCCAGTCTGGAGGACAGACTCAACAACATG GCTTGGGGTGctacacagcagcagcagaaggccAACCGATCCTCGGAGAAGAACAAAAAGAAGCTGCCCGCCGCCGTGGTGGAGAGCCGCCTGACCAACGACATCTCGCCTGACTCCACCCCTTGGAGCGGGCGCCGGAGACCCCTCCAAATCAAATATGCCACCCAGTGGTCTGTGCCAGACCAGACGGAACTGGACAAGATCCATCAGCGGATCAATTTCTCTGACTTGGATGAG AGCATCGGGAGCGACTCCCAGGGCCGTGTCACCGCCGCCAACAACCAGCGGCAACTGGCAGCTGAGAACAAGAAGCCCTACAACTTCCTGCCGCTGCACGTCAACACTAACAAGAGCAAGGAGCTGCTCCCGCCTGCCGCCTCTGCCGCCCCGCCCACTCCGGCCGTCTCCAAGGAAAGCAAGAAAGCGAGCCCGACACAGAGGGATGCGGCGAACCCCAACGCCACGGCAGCGAGGCTCATGTGTGGCGGCGCCGAAAGGGGTCCAGCTGCACACGCCGACTACGAGGGAGGAGGAACCGACATTGAAATTGGCCTG TTGGTGAGCAAGCTGGTGCAGGTTCGCGAGTACATCAGCAAGGCCAGCTCCATGCGCGATGACCTGGTGGAGAAGAACGATGTGCCCGCCAACGTGGAGCGCCTCTCTCATCTCATCGAGCACCTCAAGGAGCAGGAGAAATCCTACTTGCGATTCCTTAAGAAAATGCTG GCTCGGGAGAATGAGGACGACGACGTTGGGACCCAGGACTCTGCAGTGGGCTCTGGTTCTTTGGTAGAGAGCACTTCCCTGAACGCCGACGTGAGGTCTTCAGATGTTTCAAATGCAGTG ggcagttggcCTGAAGCAACTATGCGAGACCAGAAGGAAGAGCTGGAGAACTTCCGCAAGCAGCACGAGCTGCTGAAGAAGATGCTGGAGCAGCAGGAGCAGCTGAGGGCCCTGCAGGGCCGCCAGGAGGCGCTGCTGGCCATGCAGCACAGTGCAGAGCACGCACTCGCAGTGATTGAGGACGCAGCAG TTGTCACGGAAGCCACCGGCAGCGTGTCGGGCCTGAGCATCACTTCAGAGCTCAACGACGAGTTGAACGATTTGATCCAGCGTTACAACAACCAACTGCGGGACTCACAG ACTAATTCAGTCCCAGACAACCGTCGCCAGGCAGAGAGCCTCTCCCTCTCCAGAGAAGTGAGCTGGTCCAGGACTCCCCAGCCTTTCGGCCCACCTCAACACAGGCCGGTCCTGCACTCGGCCTCTGGTCCGCACACTGGCCTCGACGTGGGGCCGACGGCTGCCAGCGTGAAACTCACCCACCTCCAAGAGCTCCAGGACAAGAAGGAAACGATGGACAAGATCCTGCACGAGCTGCACTCCCTCAGAGACCAGACTCTCAACAACAACCACT GCGGTGGCTTCTCAGCGCAGCGCAGTTTGAGTACTGGAGGATCTTCAGACTGCCCATCGAACGGAGCTGCAGCCGCTGCTTCCTTTCACCCGTCGCTCACGCAACACGATGACAGTTCCAACCCTGTGGACAAACTCAG GAAGCTGAAGGAGGTCCACAAACGTTTAAATGAGCTTCGGGAATTGGTGCAGTACTTTCAGCAGACCTCTGACATGATGGTGGATGCGGTCAATGAAAACGTGAAGGAGgacgatgaggaagaggaggagactgAGGACGGCTCCATGCTTGAGGCTATGTTTGACTCTGAACAAGAGAACCGCCAGCCGCTGACCAACATCAG AAACCCACAGCGCGGTGGGAACTGGAGCGACTTGAACTGCCACGGCAACCGCCGCGGCGTCTCAGGTAGCGCCACCAACACCCGCAGCAGCAGACTTAACACAGAGTGTGAGATCAACAACCAGTCAGCGGCCAACCTCCGCAGCTTTAACGGCCCTTCAACCATTG AGTGTCAGTACAACAGGGACACCCCCTACAACTGGGTGAAGGATGAGGACGGTCTTAATAATGACGTGGGTCCAGACGAAGAGGCGTCAGGGTCTCGctcgagcagcagcctcgccaACGGCGCCGCTTTCTCTCAAGAGGTTCACCAGCACAAAGCCAAGCAGAAGCTCCGTCATCTGCAGGAGCTCGTAGCCATGGTTCAG AGTGATGACACAGACACCACAACAGCCAATGAGGAGGAAGTTCAACACCAGCAGCAGAATAACGTGAGAGTCTTTCCGGAGGGGCCGACGGAAGCTGCACCCACACAGGATCCCAGGGCATCGGACGGCGCTCTTTACTGCAAGGCCAG GGAGAAGATATACAAAGAGAAGCTTCGTCAGCAGAAGCAGGCGCTCAAACAGGTTCATGAGGAGAGTCGGATGCTTCGTGAAATCCAGGTCAAGATCCAGGATCTGCAGTTGACTTGCCCTGACCTGCAG TCCTCACTGTCCAGCCAAGTGAGCGAGCAAGGTTTGCCGTGGAAGATTCCGGCTGCAGCTTCGACCCCGGCCGTCGGGCAGCCATCCTCCTCGTCTGCGGCCAGTCCGGCCGTGCTCAAGGCCAGCGCGCCGGAAGCCGCCGCTACTGCAGTAGCCAACAACAAG cagctctggtCGGAGATGCGTCGCCACCAGATGCTACGAGAAGAGCTGCGGCAGCGGCGGAAGCACCTGGAGACCCTGATGGCCGAAAATCAGAGACGCAGCGGCCTCGCCGACTCCCCCTGCAGGACAGATGACAAAGCGAGTTCCTCCGAGCCCGTTGGCAGCCGGGATGAAAG GACAATGGCCAGCTGGGGGTCCACTCCCTGCAACATGGACGTGGATGAGGATGATGACTATCACTCTGAGCACACGGTGGAGGAAGACAACAGCTCTTTGGATGACAGCCACATGTTTTCCCCGGGCAGGATTCAGACCACCTACACCAAGAGGAAGAATCACGAATG TAACCCAAAGCCCCCACCAGCCTTTTCCTGTGAGGCCACTGGCCCGCATCCGTCCCCTCATGTCAAGGCGAAGACCAAACAGCAGCATCCACCGCCCAGAAGTTGCAATCAGTCTGCGAGCCAGCCTGCAGGTACAAGGCGTCAGGAGAACCTGTGCTGGGCTGCTGATCTCTCCGTCGCTGAGGGCTCCACCCATTGGCAGGAGCAGATCAGCCAGCTGCAGCGACAACTGGACTTCAGCACCAACATGTGTCAAACGCTTATGCAGGACCAGCAG ATGCTGTCTTACATGTTGCAAGGCCTGATGAGGGGTCCGTACAGCATGGTGTCCAGCAACCTGTCGTCACCGCAGGTCCACCTGGTTATGCACCAGCTTAACCAGTGTTACACACAACTGGCTTGGCAGCAAAACAATGtacaaag ACTGAAACAAGTGCTGAATGAGctcctgcagcagcagcagttggGAACACAACATGCATCCTCTTCAGCCCCAG GATTTCACCCCTTTCCTCTCTTCCCCATGGGCGAGTTCTCTCAGAGCGCAGCAAGTCATGCCAGCCCGGACCAGCACAAGCAGCATTTAGACCCCAGCACCTCCATGAAGACAGAGTACATGAGTTTCCCTCCTCCACTGCAGCGCTCGCCTCTAAACATGGCGACAGACGGACG ACCTGCAGCGTGGCCTAACCACACCGTCCTGCGTCATCCACCTCAAACGCCTCCATTGGTCTCGCCCCGCCGCTGCAACCAGTCTCCGGTGGAGTGCGGCCTGGCCTCGGAGGGAAGCATCAGCAGCTTGCCTGATCGAATGGATCCCACCACCATCACAAAGACCTTCAAAGCTGGACGCAAGGCCTCCGCCCAAGCCAACTTGGCCTCACGAAGCAAGACGCCTCTTTCTAAGAGTCGGCGCAGGAGGGGCAAAGGAATCAGCAAAAACAACGAAG gtAAAGAGAGTGACAGCCTCAGCAGCACCGCCGACTTTGACCAGGAGAGGGCAGTCTCGTCCCGCCACAAAGATCAGCATCTGTTGGACAAACTCACGCAGGAGAAGCTGGACAGCAAGGCTAAGCTTGGGAACAAACCAAATGACCTCTCTTCTG CTTATGCTTGGAGAACACCCTTCCTCTCTAACAGAATTGCATGCACAGAAGCAGCAG ATGCAAGCAGCGACTTCTCCCTCTTTGAGGCTCTGAGGGAGACCATCTACTCCGAGGTGGCAACCCTGATATCCCAGAATGAGTCCCGGCCTCACTTTCTCATCGAGCTCTTCCACGAGCTGCAGCTGCTCAATACAGACTATCTGAGGCAGAGGGCGCTCTATTCCCTGCAG gacTTGGTGACCAGGCACCTGGCTGAGAAGAGCGCATCCCAGGAGATGCTGCCCCTGGGTGCAGCGTCTTGGGCTGGAGGCTCTCAGTCTGAGCTCACGCCCAGTGAAAGCCCCACGACCAGCGATGCC gaAGCAGTGGAGAAGAACGTGAAGAAGGGAGACGACACAGAGTCTGTGGGTAATGACAGCACCATGTCTTCTAGCAACCTGGATCCCTTTGCCAAGGACCACCTCA GCAGCACCGTCATCCACTTGGACAAAGCCTTGGCCAGGATGCGCAAGTACGAGCACACGAAGCTGAAAGGGGACACGAGCACCGCCGGCGACTCTGACCTCTCCAATGTTGAGGCCACTGAAGCTACGGTAGACG GAGCGTCTGGTGACGTGCGCTGCCCTCAGATCGACACCCAGCAGCTCAATCAGCAAATCAAGGCCATCATGGCGGAGGTCATTCCCTTCCTCAAG GACAACATGGACAAGGTGTGTTCCCCGCAGCTGCTGACGTCTTTGCGCCGCAAGGTTCTGGCGCTCACCCAGCAAAACGACGAGAGCAAGGAGTTTGTGCGCTTCTTCCACCGACAGCTAGGGGGCATCCTGCAG GATTCTCTCGGCGTGTTTGTGGGCCACACCCTCAAGGACTGCGGCGAGGACCTCCTGGTGGAGATCTCGGACATCCTCTTCAACGAGCTGGCCTTCTTCAGGCTCATGCAGGACTTGGACAATGGCATCGGTGTCTCTTCGGAAGCCAAGCAGAAAAAGAGGCGGAAGGCTGAGGCGCCTCCTGAGGCCAATCACACTTTAAAG GAGAGCGTTACGGTCCAGCTCGACACGTCATCTTCTCCCGAAGAAGACAAG GACAAAGACGACAGAGAGCAGGATTCTTCTCAGCGGGGGATGTGCCTGGCCAGTCACCTGACATGCCAGGACGGTGAAGAAGATGAGGAAGAGGCTGGAGCTTGTGGGCTGCCGCTGTCCATCA GTCTTTCCAAAGCCGAGACTCAGGCCCTGACCAACTATGGCAGCGGCGAGGACGagaatgaggaggaggaggagctggaggagttTGAAGCGGGGCCCGTGGACGTCCAGACGTCAATGCAGGCCACTGCAGAAAGCCAGATGGAGGACCATGAG GAGGACATCCAGGAGATGAAAAGTGAGCTGAGCTCAGCAAACG GGACCACCGAGGTGCCCGTCATCGACCTGGCTGACCATGAGCCCACACTGATGACGAGTCACGGCAGgcgggaggaggaggacaaggtGGAGGAAGAAGACGAGCACACAGTCCCCACTGCTCCTGAAGAGACCAGCAGAATCTCAGAAGTTCAGAGCTTCCCGAAAGACTCAATCAACACCAGCAGTCCCGACACCGACTCACCCGTCATGATCAACGTGGAC GAGGCGGGTTCGGGCAACAGCAGCCAGAGGACATCGGACGAAGACGACTTTGTCCAAGTGGACGACCTTCCCCTGCAGCTCAGCGTCATGTGTGAG GAGGAGCTGCAGAAGAGGATCGTGGAGGAGCAGCAGAATAACGACTTGCGAGTGGAAATCCTCGGCGACAACACAGAACTTTTTGCGGGTCTCTTGGGAAACGACGAGGCTTTGAAGGAACCAG GAAACGCTGCTGCCCAGgaagaggaaataaaagcacATCAGATCTTCTGA